The following are encoded in a window of Anopheles stephensi strain Indian chromosome X, UCI_ANSTEP_V1.0, whole genome shotgun sequence genomic DNA:
- the LOC118510994 gene encoding inositol hexakisphosphate and diphosphoinositol-pentakisphosphate kinase isoform X9, with product MEWSWLRDWWRMAKFRRADRTIPTVQRHRNRGSGGNANAAAFTDGALGGDADGQTEQQLPGDDGEPSVVRPVRFFVDRPDHANDDDDDEQSVVDEEEEVEEVDPDGELYSDTELDQQADSDPGALYDHLYCNCKKCLMMRGDLDPTDGLDSDDSSTSGKQVVVAVCAMSKKSQSKPMKEILTRLQEFEFIRMVVIGEEIILNEPVDRWPLCDCLISFHSKGFPLEKAIQYAQLRQPYVINNLHMQFDIQDRRRVYAILEKEGIEIPRYAVLDRDSPDPKQHELVESEDHVEVNGIVFNKPFVEKPVSAEDHNIYIYYPTSAGGGSQRLFRKIGSRSSVYSPESRVRKTGSFIYEDFMPTDGTDVKVYTVGPDYAHAEARKSPALDGKVERDSDGKEIRYPVILSNAEKLISRKVCLAFKQTVCGFDLLRANGKSFVCDVNGFSFVKNSNKYYDDCAKILGNMILRELAPQLHIPWSVPFQLDDPPIVPTTFGKMMELRCVTAVIRHGDRTPKQKMKVEVRHQKFFEIFEKYDGYRYGHIKLKRPKQLQEILDIARSLLAEIQTKAADSEIEEKQSKLEQLKSVLEMYGHFSGINRKVQMKYQPKGRPRGSSSDDGKHDCRSFVIVSDAPKEPSLVLILKWGGELTPAGRIQAEELGRIFRCMYPGGQSRQPGVGEGPGAQGLGLLRLHSTFRHDLKIYASDEGRVQMTAAAFAKGLLALEGELTPILVQMVKSANTNGLLDNDCDSSKYQNMAKSRLHELMQIDREFTAEDRAAINPGNAISINLAMNFVKNPVQCCAQVHSLIRSLMAVVAVKRDDPKTRDAVLYHGETWELMGRRWGKIEKDFCTKNKNYDISKIPDIYDCIKYDLQHNQHTLQFDLAEELYISAKYLADIVIPQEYGLTTHEKLTIGQGICTPLLKKIRADLQRNIEELGGEESVNRLNPRYSHGVSSPGRHVRTRLYFTSESHVHSLLTVLRHGGLLNVLTDEQWRRAMEYVSMVSELNYMSQIVIMLYEDPMKDPSSEERFHVELHFSPGVNCCVQKNLPPGPGFRPHSRNDSVTSKNASGDEDTTSRIEEENDTEEENSFSNNSSLHHTPSKTLSRNDTDIDNIAIGAASAVVKERRIRKNKSSSPIPIGSCHTVSGHEAMDLAKRLSEELAVQQQQQQQQQQHHQQHQQQQHHLTGSFGSGATKDIARPHSPDSEPRARSFEHQQQHHHHHHHHHSHQNHHQHGKLHHHHRSKGKAGNMGNARGAAERCKAKDMLEGTDGSSVGGAGYSSLMMATSTTTTTTVSGTDDAAPTAASADHPIDDANNGTLTSTGSSTTTITGGGGCLYCCTTGGATTVPRMAPGPGALCHGSGSGSLSSCCCCCYTGCCCCSTPSSSSAGGLAGPGVGGGGSAGTPNATTVRRQRHSIAGQMSYFKMLGTFSKKMATSTNSLFSTAVISGSSSAPNLRDMIPSTASPSGFGGVPPIRPLETLHNALSLKQLDAFLERMTIGPLFKTPASSPPPKQLLLTGGTPSSATHPSVGTKSPQSSMVIGGEESFPEGSTVPLAQSTQSSATPPAGTIDERNSHRTAMRDFAPLTSVGPTTGGGGGYVGGGTNTAGLVGPGGGSNNGAGNIAGVQQSWSDHSSSMTSSISAMSSGGPSSPNYSEAYSRGCPSSDMSASITSSTDGSLAAIVGGEQVLVALPQLFSHHQQQQRMSPKQPPVAGGKSEEDDDPTVARAVMGDSSLDVTSSTTEPHIRRSSTMDVSGELTPVSGCSDWESNTNEATKGSTANYDLTTANTTEEDDEDATLSTDTCLSVGEQQQEQPLKSSWDSTGVGKGPSPAFRTAFPPTFGAESLDGGCKLDNRVRGSRIQRQISMYEKESRTDVKSLQEEKAYEWSGDGNKFEPSVGRQQHAQILRTLHMSFDELRKELPKPELRHTPSRASSNQPELKGGSHTRQQPDVPVVEMPHHTPGALVIREGYIEPPRLTRVTKSFHGKTDHQKLHLEQQQQQQQQECRRASDSPQSPAETTCHNRGNKNALRQQHSSAGTSSSQGRFTTSLVQESEHGGGNEGSSLAK from the exons ATGGAGTGGTCTTGGTTGCGTGACTGGTGGCGGATGGCCAAGTTCCGCCGTGCCGATCGAACAATCCCAACCGTCCAGCGTCACCGAAATCGTGGCAGCGGTGGTAATGCTAATGCTGCTGCCTTTACGGATGGCGCACTGGGCGGAGATGCTGACGGACAGACAGAACAGCAGTTACCGGGCGATGATGGTGAACCAAGTGTTGTTAGGCCCGTACGGTTTTTCGTCGATCGTCCGGATCACGcaaatgatgacgatgatgatgagcagtCGGTGgtggatgaggaggaggaagtgGAGGAAGTAGATCCGGACGGAGAACTGTACTCAGATACTGAGCTGGACCAGCAGGCGGATTCGGATCCGGGGGCGTTGTACGATCATCTCTACTGTAACTGTAAAAAATGCTTGATGATGAGA GGTGATCTTGATCCAACTGATGGGCTCGATTCGGACGACTCGTCCACGTCCGGCAAGCAGGTCGTGGTGGCGGTTTGCGCCATGTCGAAGAAATCCCAGTCGAAACCGATGAAGGAAATACTGACCCGGCTGCAGGAGTTCGAGTTCATCCGGATGGTGGTGATCGGCGAAGAGATCATACTGAACGAACCGGTCGACCGGTGGCCCCTGTGCGACTGTCTCATCTCCTTCCACTCGAAAGGATTCCCGCTCGAGAAGGCGATCCAGTACGCGCAGCTCCGCCAACCGTACGTTATCAACAATCTGCACATGCAGTTCGATATCCAG GATCGCCGACGAGTTTATGCGATCCTGGAAAAGGAGGGGATTGAAATACCACGGTACGCTGTGCTAGATCGTGACTCACCGGACCCGAAAC AGCACGAGCTGGTAGAATCAGAAGATCACGTAGAGGTGAACGGGATCGTGTTTAATAAACCCTTCGTGGAAAAACCAGTGTCCGCCGAGGATCACAACATCTACATCTACTACCCAACGTCCGCGGGCGGTGGCAGCCAACGGTTATTCCGCAAGATCGGTAGCCGCAGTAGCGTCTACTCGCCGGAATCACGGGTACGCAAGACGGGATCGTTCATCTACGAAGACTTTATGCCCACCGACGGTACGGACGTGAAGGTGTACACGGTCGGACCGGACTATGCGCACGCGGAAGCCCGCAAAAGTCCTGCCCTGGATGGGAAGGTTGAGCGGGACAGCGACGGTAAAGAGATACGCTACCCGGTGATCCTGAGCAATGCCGAGAAGCTAATTTCACGCAAAGTGTGCCTTGCCTTTAAGCAGACCGTGTGCGGTTTCGATCTGTTGCGCGCGAACGGCAAATCGTTCGTGTGTGACGTAAACGGGTTCAGCTTTGTGAAGAACTCGAACAAATACTATGACGACTGTGCAAAGATACTTGGCAACATGATACTGCGCGAGTTGGCACCCCAGCTGCACATACCGTGGTCGGTACCGTTTCAGCTGGACGATCCACCGATCGTGCCGACCACGTTCGGCAAGATGATGGAGCTGCGGTGCGTAACCGCCGTCATCCGGCACGGTGATCGGACGCCAAAGCAGAAGATGAAGGTGGAGGTGCGGCATCAGAAGTTTTTCGAAATTTTCGAAAAGTACGACGGGTACCGGTACGGGCACATTAAGCTGAAGCGCCCGAAGCAGCTGCAGGAGATACTGGACATTGCCCGGTCGCTGCTGGCGGAGATACAGACCAAGGCGGCCGACTCGGAGATCGAGGAAAAACAGAGCAAACTGGAGCAGTTGAAAAGTGTGCTGGAGAT GTACGGACATTTCTCCGGCATCAACCGTAAGGTGCAGATGAAGTATCAACCCAAGGGTCGACCGAGAGGATCAAGCTCAGACGATGGTAAACACGATTGCCGATCCTTTGTTATTGTGT CTGACGCACCGAAGGAACCCTCGCTGGTACTAATTCTCAAATGGGGCGGCGAGCTTACACCGGCGGGTCGCATTCAGGCCGAGGAATTGGGTCGTATTTTCCGCTGTATGTATCCCGGCGGACAGAGCCGTCAGCCAGGCGTCGGTGAAGGTCCCGGCGCCCAAGGGCTCGGTTTGCTACGCTTACACTCCACCTTTCGGCATGATCTCAAAATTTACGCCTCGGACGAAGGTCGGGTGCAGATGACAGCTGCCGCCTTTGCCAAAGGGCTGCTAGCGCTCGAGGGCGAACTGACCCCGATCCTGGTGCAGATGGTAAAGAGCGCCAACACGAACGGACTGCTCGACAACGATTGTGACTCGAGCAAGTACCAGAACATGGCCAAATCTCGCCTGCACGAGCTGATGCAGATCGATCGAGAATTTACGGCCGAGGACCGGGCAGCAATTAATCCTGGCAACGCGATCAGCATTAATCTGGCGATGAATTTTGTCAAGAATCCGGTGCAGTGTTGTGCGCAGGTACACTCGCTGATACGTTCGCTGATGGCGGTGGTAGCGGTCAAGCGCGACGATCCGAAAACGCGTGATGCCGTGCTGTACCACGGTGAAACGTGGGAGCTAATGGGACGGCGATGGGGCAAGATCGAGAAAGATTTCTGCACCAAGAACAAGAACTACGACATCTCGAAGATCCCGGACATTTACGACTGCATCAAGTACGATCTGCAGCACAACCAGCACACGCTACAGTTCGATCTGGCGGAGGAGCTGTACATATCGGCCAAATATCTGGCGGACATTGTCATCCCACAGGAGTACGGCTTAACGACGCACGAGAAGCTGACGATCGGGCAGGGTATCTGTACGCCGTTGCTGAAAAAAATCCGTGCCGATTTGCAGCGTAACATTGAAGAGCTGGGCGGTGAGGAGAGCGTGAACCGGCTTAATCCTCGGTACAGCCACGGCGTTTCGAGCCCGGGCCGGCACGTCCGGACGCGGCTGTACTTCACGAGCGAAAGCCACGTACACTCACTACTGACCGTGCTACGGCACGGCGGTCTGCTGAACGTGCTGACCGACGAGCAGTGGCGCCGGGCGATGGAGTACGTGTCGATGGTGTCGGAGCTGAACTACATGTCGCAGATCGTGATCATGCTGTACGAGGACCCGATGAAGGATCCCAGCTCCGAGGAACGGTTCCACGTCGAGCTACATTTCAGTCCCGGTGTGAACTGTTGCGTGCAGAAAAATCTTCCACCCGGCCCGGGCTTTCGGCCGCACAGCCGTAACGATTCCGTTACGTCGAAAAATGCG AGCGGTGATGAAGACACCACCTCACGCATCGAGGAAGAAAACGACACTGAGGAGGAAAACTCTTTCTCTAACAACTCTTCTCTGCATCATACACCGTCTAAGACACTGTCCCGCAATGACACC GACATTGACAACATTGCGATCGGTGCTGCATCCGCTGTAGTGAAGGAGCGTCGCAttagaaaaaacaaatcgtcCTCCCCGATACCGATCGGCTCATGCCACACCGTATCTGGGCACGAGGCGATGGATTTAGCGAAACGCTTAAGCGAGGAGCTCGCtgtacagcagcaacagcagcagcaacaacaacagcaccaccagcaacaccagcagcagcagcaccatctaACTGGTTCGTTTGGTTCCGGCGCGACGAAAGATATAGCCCGGCCGCACAGCCCGGATTCGGAACCGCGGGCCCGTTCCTTcgaacatcagcagcaacaccaccaccaccatcaccatcaccatagCCATCAGAACCATCACCAGCATGGCAaactgcatcatcatcaccgttcGAAAGGCAAAG CTGGGAACATGGGCAACGCTCGGGGAGCAGCAGAACGTTGCAAGGCGAAAGATATGCTGGAAGGGACAG ACGGTAGCAGTGTTGGGGGTGCCGGTTACAGTTCGCTGATGATGGCTACCTCCaccacaacgacgacgacggtgtcCGGGACAGATGATGCAGCACcgacagcagcatcagcagaccACCCTATCGACGATGCAAACAATGGCACACTCACCAGCACAGGCAGCAGcactaccaccatcaccggtGGCGGCGGCTGCCTGTACTGCTGTACCACCGGTGGTGCGACCACCGTGCCAAGGATGGCGCCAGGACCGGGCGCACTCTGTCACGGGTCGGGGTCCGGTTCGCTgtcgtcctgctgctgctgttgctacaccggctgctgctgctgctcgacaccctcgtcgtcgtcggcgggAGGGCTCGCCGGGCCcggtgtcggtggtggtggttccgcGGGTACACCCAATGCTACGACGGTCCGACGCCAGCGGCACAGCATTGCCGGCCAGATGAGCTACTTTAAAATGTTAGGTACCTTCAGTAAAAAGATGGCGACCAGCACAAACAGTCTGTTCAGCACCGCCGTGATCAGTGGCAGCTCGTCCGCACCGAACTTGCGCGACATGATACCGAGCACCGCATCGCCGTCAG GATTCGGCGGTGTGCCACCTATACGTCCGCTGGAAACACTGCACAACGCGCTATCCCTAAAGCAGCTGGATGCTTTTCTGGAGCGCATGACGATTGGACCGCTGTTCAAAACTCCGGCCTcctcaccaccaccgaaacaACTGCTGCTGACGGGAGGGACACCATCGTCCGCCACCCATCCGTCCGTCGGTACGAAAAGTCCACAGTCGTCGATGGTGATCGGTGGAGAGGAAAGCTTCCCCGAAGGGTCCACCGTACCTTTGGCCCAATCAACACAATCGAGCGCTACCCCACCGGCAGGAACTATCGACGAACGGAACTCGCACCGTACTGCGATGCGTGACTTTGCACCCCTGACATCCGTTGGCCCAACAactggaggaggaggaggctaTGTTGGAGGTGGAACAAACACAGCCGGACTCGTTGGTCCTGGTGGCGGGTCCAACAATGGGGCCGGTAATATTGCCGGTGTCCAGCAGA GTTGGAGTGACCATTCGAGCAGCAtgaccagcagcatcagcgcGATGTCGAGCGGTGGTCCCAGCTCGCCGAACTACTCGGAAGCGTATTCGCGCGGCTGCCCGAGCAGTGACATGTCCGCCAGCATCACCAGCAGTACCGATGG CAGCCTGGCAGCAATCGTTGGCGGCGAACAGGTGCTAGTAGCATTACCACAGCTTTTCagccatcatcagcagcagcaacggatGTCACCGAAACAGCCACCGGTAGCCGGCGGTAAGTCCGAGGAGGATGACGATCCAACCGTTGCCCGTGCGGTGATGGGTGATAGTTCGTTGGATGTTACGTCCAGCACGACCGAACCGCACATACGGCGCAGTTCTACGATGGATGTTAGTGGCGAGTTAACGCCTGTAAGCGGATGTTCCGATTGGGAAAGCAACACGAACGAAGCAACCAAAGGATCGACGGCTAATTACGATCTG ACGACCGCCAACACAACCGAGGAAGACGATGAAGATGCAACGCTCTCCACCGACACCTGCCTGAGTGTgggtgagcagcagcaggaacagccTTTAAAATCGAGCTGGGATTCAACCGGTGTGGGCAAGGGACCGTCACCGGCGTTTCGAACCGCATTCCCTCCAACGTTCGGTGCGGAGTCGCTCGACGGCGGCTGTAAGCTTGATAACCGCGTACGTGGTAGCCGCATCCAGCGACAGATCAGTATGTACGAAAAGGAGAGCCGTACGGACGTGAAAAGCCTACAGGAGGAGAAAGCGTACGAGTGGTCCGGCGATGGGAACAAGTTTGAGCCGAGCGTCGGTCGCCAGCAGCACGCCCAAATACTCCGAACACTGCACATGTCCTTCGACGAACTGCGGAAGGAGCTACCGAAACCCGAGCTGCGTCACACACCTTCCCGGGCCAGCAGCAACCAGCCGGAGTTGAAAGGTGGTTCGCACACGAGACAGCAGCCAGATGTGCCGGTGGTGGAGAtgccacaccacacaccggGCGCGTTAGTTATCCGCGAAGGGTACATCGAACCACCGCGGTTAACGCGCGTCACCAAAAGCTTCCACGGGAAAACCGACCACCAGAAGCTTCatctcgagcagcagcagcagcagcagcagcaggaatgcCGGCGTGCTAGCGACAGTCCCCAGTCACCGGCCGAAACGACATGCCACAATCGGGGCAACAAAAATGCGTTACGTCAGCAGCATTCGAGTGCCGGCACCAGTAGCAGCCAGGGACGCTTTACGACGTCGCTGGTGCAGGAATCGGAACACGGCGGTGGTAATGAGGGTTCATCACTGGCAAAGTAA